One window from the genome of Faecalibacterium sp. HTF-F encodes:
- the rmuC gene encoding DNA recombination protein RmuC: MEFLAFLYTVLLVAICLMMALLLYRSAKPTASRDDTELKEWLRQQLDAQNRQMEAKLAEMSQQNLAAMGQISETLQASVQSMSTALAAGQGSQQQTMEQRLQGLEASNSRKLEEMRRTLAEGLTTLQTQNAQKLDEIRHTVDEQLQDALQKRVTESFKAVNDQLEQVYKGLGEMQNLAADVGGLKQVLSGVKTRGILGEIQLGAILEEILAPEQYDTNVATIPGSTQRVEYAIRMPGADGSTVWLPIDSKFPGDTYAHLQDAQASGDAQAVENARHALELVLRSEAKDIREKYVEPPYTTAFGILFLPFEGLYAEVVNAGLLEVLQRDYQVNIAGPSTMAALLNSLQMGFKTLAIQKRSGEVWQLLGAVKTEFDKFGQGLSKMQQRLRQTDEELDNLIGVRSRAISRKLRAVQTMDEGAAAALLELDNEPGRPVAAHLPENGEEL, from the coding sequence ATGGAATTTCTGGCATTTCTTTACACGGTGCTGCTGGTGGCCATCTGCCTGATGATGGCGCTGCTGCTCTACCGCTCGGCAAAGCCGACGGCCAGCCGGGACGATACGGAACTGAAGGAATGGCTGCGCCAGCAGCTGGATGCGCAGAACCGTCAGATGGAAGCGAAGCTGGCAGAGATGTCTCAGCAAAACCTTGCCGCCATGGGGCAGATCAGCGAGACGCTGCAGGCTTCGGTGCAGAGCATGAGCACTGCCCTTGCTGCCGGGCAGGGCAGTCAGCAGCAGACCATGGAGCAGCGGCTGCAGGGGCTGGAAGCCTCTAATTCCCGTAAGCTGGAAGAGATGCGCCGCACCCTTGCCGAGGGCCTGACCACCTTGCAGACCCAGAACGCCCAGAAGCTGGACGAGATCCGGCATACCGTGGACGAGCAGCTGCAGGATGCCCTGCAAAAGCGGGTGACCGAGAGCTTCAAAGCGGTCAATGACCAGCTGGAACAGGTATATAAGGGTCTTGGCGAGATGCAGAACCTTGCCGCCGATGTGGGCGGGCTGAAACAGGTGCTTTCCGGCGTGAAGACCCGCGGCATTCTGGGCGAGATCCAGCTGGGTGCGATCCTGGAAGAGATCCTTGCCCCGGAACAGTACGACACCAATGTGGCCACCATCCCGGGCAGTACCCAGCGGGTGGAATATGCCATCCGGATGCCCGGCGCGGACGGCAGCACGGTCTGGCTGCCCATCGATTCCAAGTTCCCGGGCGACACCTATGCCCATCTGCAGGACGCGCAGGCTTCCGGCGACGCACAGGCCGTGGAGAATGCCCGCCATGCACTGGAACTGGTGCTGCGCAGCGAGGCCAAGGACATCCGGGAAAAATATGTGGAGCCGCCCTATACCACGGCCTTCGGCATCCTGTTCCTGCCGTTTGAGGGCCTGTATGCCGAGGTGGTGAACGCCGGTCTGCTGGAAGTGCTGCAGCGGGACTATCAGGTGAACATCGCGGGCCCCAGCACCATGGCGGCGCTGCTCAACAGTCTGCAGATGGGCTTCAAGACCCTTGCCATCCAGAAGCGCTCCGGCGAGGTGTGGCAGCTGCTGGGTGCGGTAAAGACCGAATTTGACAAGTTCGGGCAGGGACTTTCCAAGATGCAGCAGCGTCTGCGCCAGACCGACGAAGAGCTGGATAACCTCATCGGGGTGCGCAGCCGTGCCATCAGCCGCAAGCTGCGGGCGGTGCAGACCATGGACGAGGGCGCTGCCGCCGCGCTGCTGGAGCTGGACAACGAGCCGGGCAGACCGGTGGCGGCACATCTGCCGGAGAATGGGGAAGAGCTCTGA
- a CDS encoding alpha/beta hydrolase, which translates to MRHKLCTAAVCIGMLLALALPAWAAEYGKANITPQTTMNELRENPSIVGSGLYTYSREQDCTLKQAYWGTQELEKFSNQWTAQDAAEGLNQLIRNYNAGIQITYPLYTAEEIAQDTSRDVVELYYFPAQGETKNRKYALVLGGNALITSAEIREGISTAWQMNQMGYTTFVLRYRIGIRAGGNAPMEDVARAVQYITAHAEQFDVQPEQYAVIGYSSGGQITGLFGTDAVGYRNYGLPKPGALLLGYPVNTFRELKPGYRILLDPGVLAQRYYDMNVSDYITPDYPPTFFWCGKNDLTLMLMDWYAQIPQLQKAMEKNGVPYVSHVYDNAPHSISTGRGTDAEGWLNEAVAFWEEQTK; encoded by the coding sequence ATGAGACACAAACTCTGTACGGCTGCAGTGTGCATCGGGATGCTGCTGGCTCTGGCACTGCCCGCATGGGCGGCAGAATACGGCAAAGCCAATATTACCCCGCAGACCACGATGAATGAGCTGAGGGAAAATCCCAGCATCGTGGGCTCCGGCCTGTACACCTACTCGCGTGAGCAGGACTGCACCCTGAAACAAGCCTACTGGGGTACACAGGAACTTGAAAAGTTCTCCAATCAGTGGACGGCACAGGATGCGGCAGAGGGCCTCAATCAGCTGATCCGGAATTATAATGCGGGCATCCAGATCACCTACCCGCTGTATACGGCAGAGGAAATTGCGCAGGACACCAGCCGGGATGTTGTGGAGCTGTACTATTTTCCGGCGCAGGGAGAAACGAAAAACCGGAAATATGCACTGGTGCTGGGTGGAAATGCCCTGATCACCAGCGCCGAGATCCGCGAGGGCATATCTACGGCGTGGCAGATGAACCAGATGGGCTATACTACGTTTGTGCTGCGCTACCGTATCGGGATACGGGCAGGCGGCAACGCACCTATGGAAGATGTGGCGCGGGCAGTGCAGTATATCACCGCACATGCAGAGCAGTTTGATGTGCAGCCGGAGCAGTATGCGGTGATCGGATACTCTTCCGGCGGACAGATCACCGGTCTGTTCGGTACAGATGCAGTGGGATACCGGAACTACGGCTTGCCAAAGCCTGGTGCTCTGCTGCTGGGTTATCCGGTAAATACATTCCGGGAACTGAAACCGGGCTATCGGATCCTGCTGGATCCCGGTGTGCTTGCACAGCGGTATTACGATATGAATGTGTCGGACTATATAACGCCGGATTACCCACCGACCTTTTTCTGGTGTGGCAAAAATGACCTGACTCTTATGCTGATGGACTGGTACGCACAAATTCCGCAGCTTCAAAAAGCGATGGAGAAGAACGGCGTGCCCTATGTCAGCCATGTGTATGATAACGCGCCGCATTCGATTTCTACAGGACGCGGCACCGATGCAGAAGGCTGGCTGAACGAGGCTGTTGCATTCTGGGAAGAACAGACAAAATAA
- a CDS encoding alpha/beta hydrolase — MKKRFRAVLLSLGLLFLLAQPAFAAELGEPNITPQTKMEEIRSNPSIVGAGIYTYSLDQDRALDRLYWDAQPLSRLSNHWTAQDAADGLNYLIRTYNAGQQVTFPLYTAEEIAQDTSRDGVELYYMPTENAQPNQKYVLVIGGNAIVVSAEIREGISTAWNLHEMGYPVFVLRYRIGIKATNNAPLEDVARAVQYITEHAEQFGVRAQDYAILSYSSGGQISGLFGTDAVGYKNYGLPKPGAMLLGYPVNTFLEFEPLYNVLLDTGVCQQRYYKMTLSDYITPDYPPTYHWCGKNDLTLMSMCWWAQGPVLEKALVRNGVAHIYHVYDNAPHAVGAGKGTDAEGWLTEAAAFWEEQVG, encoded by the coding sequence GTGAAAAAACGATTTCGTGCGGTGCTGCTGAGTCTGGGACTCCTGTTCCTGCTGGCACAGCCTGCATTTGCGGCAGAGCTGGGCGAGCCCAATATCACACCGCAGACCAAAATGGAGGAGATCCGCTCCAACCCCAGCATTGTGGGGGCGGGCATCTACACATATTCACTGGACCAGGATCGTGCGCTGGATCGGTTGTACTGGGATGCACAGCCGTTGAGCCGCCTTTCCAATCACTGGACGGCGCAGGATGCGGCAGATGGACTGAATTACCTGATCCGAACATACAATGCCGGACAACAGGTGACTTTTCCGCTCTATACGGCAGAAGAAATCGCTCAGGATACCAGCAGGGATGGTGTAGAACTGTATTATATGCCGACAGAAAATGCACAGCCGAACCAGAAATATGTGCTGGTGATCGGAGGAAATGCCATTGTGGTCAGCGCGGAAATCCGCGAAGGCATTTCCACGGCATGGAACCTGCACGAAATGGGCTACCCGGTGTTCGTGCTGCGCTACCGGATCGGCATAAAAGCGACCAACAATGCGCCGCTGGAGGATGTGGCCCGTGCCGTGCAGTATATCACTGAGCATGCAGAGCAGTTTGGTGTACGGGCACAGGATTACGCGATCCTGAGCTATTCCTCCGGTGGACAGATCTCTGGCCTGTTCGGCACCGATGCGGTGGGCTATAAAAACTACGGCCTGCCGAAGCCGGGCGCAATGCTGCTGGGCTACCCGGTAAATACCTTTCTGGAGTTCGAGCCGCTCTATAATGTTCTGCTGGATACCGGTGTGTGTCAGCAGCGCTATTATAAGATGACGCTGTCGGATTACATCACGCCGGACTATCCCCCTACCTACCACTGGTGCGGTAAGAACGACCTGACCCTAATGAGCATGTGCTGGTGGGCACAGGGACCGGTGCTGGAAAAAGCGCTGGTCCGGAACGGTGTTGCCCATATTTATCATGTGTATGATAATGCACCGCATGCGGTAGGTGCGGGTAAGGGCACCGATGCAGAAGGCTGGCTGACGGAGGCAGCTGCGTTCTGGGAAGAACAGGTCGGATAA
- a CDS encoding alpha/beta hydrolase: protein MKWIRTALCALGMLACLSLSAFAAELGEPNITEQTTMKELRENPSIKGSGFYTYCNEWIEGSTKYDNTPIKGYVSWAASEDAAEGMNLVIENYNKGVQVTWQVYTPEEIEADPALGMVQLFYFPAKTENAKYVVVVPGNGGNTTAELNEGASIANQLHDLGYAVFVLRYRSFLNASDNAPLYDIANAVKYLTKNAEQFGVQRENYALMGFSSGGHIVGLIGSDNERFGYKAFGIPQPAALLLGYPINDFYEVKPLYHIAIDPLMISWRYYWTNISDVVNKNYTPTFFWYGKNDYYMECMNYEKQGPLLEKTLKESGATYQCVVYEDAPHAIGPGRHTDADGWIKLATEFWEEQCK from the coding sequence ATGAAATGGATCAGAACGGCACTATGTGCGCTGGGAATGCTGGCGTGCCTTTCACTTTCGGCTTTTGCAGCAGAGCTTGGAGAGCCGAACATCACAGAGCAGACCACGATGAAGGAGCTGCGTGAAAACCCCAGTATCAAGGGTTCGGGCTTTTACACCTACTGCAACGAGTGGATCGAGGGCAGCACAAAATACGACAACACGCCTATTAAGGGCTATGTGAGCTGGGCGGCCTCTGAGGATGCCGCCGAGGGCATGAACCTTGTGATCGAGAACTACAACAAGGGCGTGCAGGTCACATGGCAGGTGTATACACCGGAAGAGATCGAGGCAGACCCGGCGCTGGGCATGGTGCAGCTGTTTTATTTCCCGGCAAAAACGGAAAACGCCAAATATGTGGTCGTGGTGCCCGGCAACGGAGGCAACACCACGGCAGAGCTGAACGAGGGCGCATCCATCGCGAACCAGTTGCACGATCTGGGCTATGCGGTGTTCGTGCTGCGGTACCGTTCGTTCCTGAATGCTTCCGACAACGCGCCGCTGTACGACATTGCCAATGCCGTGAAGTATCTGACCAAAAATGCAGAGCAGTTCGGTGTCCAGCGCGAGAACTACGCCCTGATGGGCTTCTCGTCCGGCGGACACATCGTGGGACTGATCGGCTCGGACAACGAGCGGTTCGGCTACAAGGCCTTTGGCATTCCTCAGCCGGCAGCACTGCTGCTGGGTTATCCCATCAACGATTTCTATGAGGTAAAGCCGCTGTACCACATTGCCATCGACCCGCTCATGATCAGCTGGCGTTACTACTGGACCAACATCTCGGATGTGGTAAACAAGAATTACACCCCCACCTTCTTCTGGTACGGCAAAAACGATTATTACATGGAGTGCATGAACTACGAAAAGCAGGGCCCCCTGCTGGAAAAGACCCTGAAGGAGAGCGGTGCGACCTATCAGTGCGTGGTGTATGAGGACGCCCCGCACGCCATTGGCCCGGGCCGTCACACCGATGCGGACGGATGGATCAAGCTGGCTACTGAGTTCTGGGAGGAACAGTGTAAATAA
- a CDS encoding GNAT family N-acetyltransferase: protein MSKITIRPMEPEDWDAVSRIYLEGIATEHATFQTTCPPYAAWDASHTKDCRLVLLVDDVIAGWTALHRVDPRWCYRGVAEVSIYVGEQFRGHGLGCHLLAELCRQAEEAGYWTLQSTVLQDNAASRALHTKCGFRLVGRRERIARDCHGRWLDTFLMERRAAADEPEGYKKL, encoded by the coding sequence ATGAGCAAGATCACGATCCGGCCCATGGAGCCGGAAGACTGGGACGCCGTTTCCAGAATCTATTTAGAGGGCATCGCCACAGAACATGCCACCTTTCAGACTACCTGCCCCCCATACGCTGCGTGGGATGCCTCCCACACAAAGGACTGTCGGCTGGTGCTGCTGGTGGATGATGTCATTGCCGGGTGGACCGCACTGCACCGGGTAGACCCGCGCTGGTGCTACCGCGGCGTAGCGGAGGTGAGCATCTATGTGGGGGAGCAGTTCCGCGGCCATGGACTGGGCTGTCATCTGCTGGCCGAGCTGTGCCGTCAGGCCGAAGAGGCCGGCTACTGGACCCTGCAGTCCACCGTGCTGCAGGATAATGCTGCCAGCCGTGCCCTGCACACCAAGTGTGGCTTCCGCCTGGTAGGCCGCCGCGAGCGCATTGCACGGGACTGTCATGGCCGCTGGCTGGACACCTTCCTCATGGAGCGCCGCGCCGCTGCGGATGAGCCGGAGGGCTACAAAAAGCTGTGA